The Pseudomonas sp. FP2309 genomic sequence ATGCAGGACTGGGACAGCAGCCCCGCCGTCAGCCGCGCCCGCCGCAGTTTGCGCACCGCCGAGATGACCGCGGGCAACACCCAACGCAAGCTCACCGAAAGCGACAATCTGTTCAAGCGCGGCATCATCCCGCGTAACGAACTTGATGACCTCAAGCAACAGGCCCAACAGCAACAGCTGGACCTGGCCGCCGCGCGCAGTGAACTGCAACAGGCCCTCGACCAGGGCAAGGGTGAGTACCGCCAGATCGCCGACATGGAACTGACCAACGCCACGGTGAAATACGAGGCCCTGCGCACCTTGCTTGAGGGGCGCGACGTCAAAGCGCCGTTCTCCGGCATCGTGGTGCCTGCACCCGGAAATAATTCACCGCAGGGTGGCGGCAACAATACGGCACCGATCCAGGCCGGCAGCAAGGTCAGCCAGGGCCAGGTGTTGTTTGGCCTGGCCAATATCGAACGGCTGAAAATCGTTGCCAGGGTCTCGGAACTGGACATCAACAGGTTGCATCAAGGTCAGGCGGTGGAGGTGCTGGGGGATGGCTTCGACGGCGAACGGCTGAGCGGTTCGGTCAGCGTGGTGAGCGGCCTGGCGATCGCCAGCGACAGCCAGGGCAGCGCGCAGTTTCCGGTCACCTTATCGATCCCCCAGCTCACGCCACAGCAGCTGCAACGGGTGCGGCTGGGGATGAGCGCACGGCTGACGATCGTCACGTACAACAATGCACAGGCGATGGTGATCCCGAGCGAGGCGATCCAGGCGGACGGGACGGTGGCGTTTCGCGAAGCGATGGATAAACCGGTGGAGCGGGTGAAAGTCACTACCGGCCAATCGACGGCGCAAGGGATTGAGGTGTTCGGCCTCAAGCCAGGGTTTGTGCGCGTAAAGTCATGACCTCCGCGATGAGCAGGCTTTTTGTGATGAACGAGCTTGTTGTGGTGAGCAGGCCTGTTGTGGTGAGCAGGCCTGTTGTGGTGGACAGGCTTTTTGTGGTGAGCGGGCTTGTCCCGCGCCGGGCTGCGAAGCGGCCCCAACAGCAAGCGCCGAGGTGTGCCTGATATACCCTGTTCGTCCCCTATAGGGGGCGCTTCGCACCCCAGCGCAGGGCAAGCCTGCTCACTACAACAGCCCTTCGCGGCTCTAGACCTGGGCGAGTTTCACGGCCAGGGCTTTGGCCTGCAGCGCCACATCAGTCACGGCGGTGCTCTCCCACCACATCCCGCGTAACGGCGGGCCCATCGCAAACAAACGCCGACTGACCTGCCCTTGGGCGTCCAGCACCGCGCCCGACGCATCCGCCGCAATCCCCAGCGCCAACGGCCCGGGCCTGATCAACCCGCGCTTGAGCAACTGCTGCGGCAATGGCCGGGCCACGCGGCGCCAGTCGTATTCGATACCGCTGGAGTTGATCAGCGCCGCACCCGACACCTGGCTCAATGCCTCCTCGCCGCGATGACGCACACGGATGATCACGCCTGTGTCCGAGGGCGCCAACCCTTTGAACGACGCCGCGCGAATGCGCAACCGCCCCTCTTCATGCAGCCGGGCCACCAGTTGCGCGCTCAACGGCGGCGAACGGTGGTGATGACTCTCCCACCACGGCCGCACATGCCGCACGAACTGGCGCTTTTCACGCTCGCTGGCCTGGCTCCACAACCGGCCGATATGCACACGCACCGTGTCCAGCGGCGCTTGCCAGTCGATACCCTGCGCCTGCGCCAGCCGGCATTGGCGACGCACTTCGCGCAGCAACTGGCGAGGGCTGCGCAGGCGGTGATCGGCGCCGAGAAAATCCTCCCAGCTCGGCGGTTGGCGGCGCACATGGGGCAGCAGGCCGTGGCGCGAAAACACCTCGATGGGCCCGCGATGCCCGGCCTGTTCCAGGGACACCACGGCATCGACCATGGTCAGCCCCGAGCCGATGATCAGCACCGTGGCGTGTGGGTCAAGCTGCGTCATGGCCTGCACATCCCACGGGTCGACGGCCGCCGCATTCAAACCGCTGGACTCGGTCTGCGGCGTACGGGCCGCCGGGAACATGCCCGTGGCCAATACCGCACAGGCACCGCGCAATTGCTCGCCGTTATCCAGGGTCAACCGCGTTTCAGCCGGTTCCACCTGCAGGTCCACCACCTCGGCGCGCACGTGCTCCACGGTGGACGCCGACAGTGCCTTGGCCTCGGCCAGCCGCTGTTGTGCGTAAAGGCCAAAAATACCGCGTGGCGGGAACAGCTCGCTGACGGGCACGTGCTGCTGGTCCGACTCCGGCCAGCCACCGGCGCCGATGTACTCGGTGAGCCACTGGGTCAGGTCATCGGCATTGTCCGGGTCGACGCTCATGCGCGCGGCGTTGCCGTTCAAGGTGTGGCCCAGTTCGACCGCGCTGTACGCCTCGCCACGGCCGAGTTCAGCGCGCGGTTCGATCACCAGCACGCGCCGCCGGCCCGGCAGGCGCAGCAGCTGCACCGCCAGCATCGTGCCGCTTAAGCCGCCACCGATGATCAGCACATCAGCGTTGCGGATGGATTCACTCATGCCCGTTCGCCCTTACTGTTTACCCAGGTAAATATCATGCAGATCGCCGCGCGCCAGCAGGTGCGCGGCGCTGCCGCTCAACGCGACGCGCCCAGTATCCAGCACATAACCGTAGGACGCATAGGTGAGCGCGACGTTGATGTTCTGTTCGGCGATCAGGAAGCTCACCTGCTGCTCGCGGTTGAGCTGCGCGATGATCTCGAAGATCTCCTGCACGATCATAGGCGCCAAACCCATGGACGGCTCGTCGAGCAGTACCAAAGTAGGACGGGTCATCAACGCACGGCCAATCGCGACCATCTGCTGCTCACCGCCCGAGGTGAGCCCCGCGCGGGTGTGGCGCTTGGTCTTGAGCCGCGGGAACCAGGCGTAGATGCGCTCCAGATCCTGCGCCATGTCCTTACGGCTCAAGCGCCGCACGAAGCCGCCGCTGCGCAGGTTGTCTTCCACGGTGAGTTGGCCGAACACATGACGGCCCTCCAGCACGTGCACCATGCCGTTGCGCACTCGCCGGCTGGGGTCGATACCGGCTAGGTCGGCGCCTTGGTATTCGATCACCCCCCGGCTGACCTCGGCGCGCTCGGCCCGCACCAGCCCGGAGATGGCTTTGAGGGTGGTGCTCTTGCCGGCGCCGTTGGCTCCGAGCAAGGCGACGATGGCGCCTTTGGGCACGCTCAGCGAAACCCCGGCAACGGCCAGGATCGCGCCGTCGTAGATCACTTCAATGTCGTTGACCGTCAGCAGCGACGGGCTGACGGACTCGCTGGCAGGCTGGCTCATGGCTTATTCATCCCCGGTGCAGGTGCGTGGCGTCAGGCCTTTTTCCTTGGCGAACGCGGCGGACTTCTCGTCGATCAGCGGGCGCAGCAAGGCGCGGTCGGCGGCGATCCAGTCGCTGATCAGCGTCCAGTTGGCCCCGTCCCACTGCTGCACCCGCGCCGAACCGCCGCCCTCATGGTCACGGCAGGACAGCTTGAGGTTCTGCATCAGGCCCAGGTAGCCCATGTCTTTAAGCCGCGCGTCGTCGATATTCAGATGTTCCAGGCCCCAGCGGCCTTCTTCACCATTGAGCGGACGTTTGCCGAACCGGGCCTGGGCGGTGCGGATCGCTTCGACGGCCACGGCGGCATTCACCAGGCCGGAGTTGTAGTACACGCTGCCGAAATTCTTCAGGTCTTTGAGGTCGCTGTGGCCCTTGTCGAGCACGTGTTGCTTGAGGCGCCTGTGGATCTCGAAATCGGTCCCGGCCGGGTATGGCGTGAGCGCCAGGTAACCCTTGGCGGCGGCGCCGGCGGGCAGCACGTCTTCACTGGAGCTGGCCCAGATATCGCCGATGATGTGGTCCACCGGGAAGCCAAAGCGCGCGGCGGTCTTCACCGCAACTGGGGTCGACACGCCCCAGGTCCGCAGGAACACCCAGTCCGGGTTGGCCTGGCGCACCTGCCTCCATTGCGCCGATTGTTCGTTGCCGGGGTCGGCCACCGGGATCTGGATATTTTCAAAACCGTACTTCTCGGCCAGCAACTTCATCGGGCCGAGGGTTTCGCGACCGTAGGCCGAGTCGTGGTAAACCGTGGCGATCTTCTTGCCCTTGAGCTTATCGAAGCCGCCTTCGCGCCCGGCGATGTAGTTCACCAGGCTGGACGCCTCGCTGTAGAACGTCAGCATCACCGGGAAGTTATAGGGGAACACTGTGCCGTCGGTGGCCTCGGTGCGCCCGTAACCCAGGGTGATCAGCGGGATCTTGTCCACCTCGGCGCGCTCGCTCAGCGCATAGGCCGCCGGTGCGCCGTTGGGTTGGTACACCGCGACCGGCGCGCCATCCAGGCCGTTTTTGAAACGCTCATAGCACTCGATGCCCTTCTCCGCGGTCCATTCGGTCTCGCACTCCTGCCACACCAGCTTCACGCCGTTGATGCCGCCTTCGACCTCGTTGATATAGCGCAGGTAATCGATCATCCCGGCCCACACCTGCACGCCGCTGGAGGCATAAGCGCCGACGCGGTAGGTGGCCAGGGGGAAGAATTGCTGGTCGGCGGCGGCGATGGCCTGGGGCACGGCACCGGCGAGGGTGGCGAGCGCCAACGTGGCGCCGACCAGGGAACGTTTCAAGGATGCACGCATGGGAGTTCTCTTAGTCAGTCAGAAACGGAGCGGCCAGTGACGCAGCCGATGGCGAAGGTTGTGCAGCAGGCGAATCAGGCCCTCGGGTTCCTTGATCAGGAACACGATGATCAGCACGCCAAAGATGATTTTCTGCAGGTTCTGCAACTGCCCTGCGTCCACCGAACCGCCAAACAGGGCTTGCCCCGCGTGGCTGAGAAAAATCGGCAGCAGGCTGATGAACGCGGCGCCGACGAAGTTGCCGGCGATGCTGCCCATGCCACCGATAATGATGATGAACAGGATCTGGAACGAGCGGTTGATATCGAAGCTGCTGGCGCTGGCCGTGCCCAGGTAGGCAAAGGCCCACAGCGCACCGGCGATGCCGAGGTAGAACGAGCTGACCGCAAACGCCAGCCGTTTGTAGCGCGCCACCGGAATACCAACCACGGCTGCGGCGGTGTCCATGTCGCGGATCGCCATCCAGTTGCGCCCCACCTGGCTGCGCACCAGGTTGAGGGCGGTCCAGGTCAACAGCAGCACCGTGACCAGGGTCAGCAGGTAGCGGCCCAGCGGCGTGTTGAGGTCATGGCCGAACAGCGCCAGTTTCGGCGCGGAAATGGTGCCCGACGAGCCGTAGTTGTAGAACCACGCAAACTTGACGAACAGCCACTCCAGAAAGAACTGCGCGGCCAGGGTGGTGACCATCAGGTAGAAGCCCTTGATCCGCGAACTGGGCAGGCCAAACAGCAGGCCCACCAGTGCGCTGATCACCCCGCCGCCGAGCAACGCAACCGGCAAGCCCAGCTCGGGCAGGCGCAGCAGAAAGCCATAGGTGGCGAACGCACCCACCGCCATAAAGCCCGCCGCGCCCACCGAGGTTTGCCCGGTGTAGCCGGTCAGCACATTCAGGCCCAGCCCCGCCAGGGACAGCACCAAAAACGGGATCAGAATCGCATTGAGCCAATAGTCATTGCCCCACAGCGGCACGACGACAAAGGCCAGCGCCAACAGGCCGAGCAGGCCCCATGGCAGGCGCCGTTGAATCAGCACCAACGGCGCGGTTTCTTGAACGACAGGACTCGACATGGTTTCAGACTCGCTCAATGGCACGTTCGCCGAACAGGCCGGCGGGGCGGATATACAGGAAGGCCAACGCCAGTACGTAGGCGAACCACGGCGTGATACCGCCGCCGATCAGCGGGCCGATGTACACCTCGGCGAGGTTCTCCGCCGCGCCCACAATCAGCCCGCCGACGATGGCCCCGCCAATCGAGGTAAAGCCGCCGATGATCAACACCGGCAAGGCCTTGAGCACCACCAGCGACAGCGAAAACTGCACGCCCTGGCGCGCGCCCCACAGCAGCCCGGCCACCAGCCCGACCATGCCGGCCACTGCCCAGACGATCTGCCAGATGCGGTTGAGGTTGATGCCGATGGACAGCGCCGCCGTGGTGTCATCCGCCACCGCGCGCAACGACACGCCGATGCGGGTTTTGTTGAACAGCAGCGCGAGCACCGTCACCAGCACCACCGCGACAACGGCGGCCATCAGGTCGAACTGGCTGAGCATCAGCGGCCCGACAAACAGCGGTATGTCGTCAATGCCCAGGTCCAGCGCACGGACCTGCGAGCCCATCAAACCCTGGGCCAGGCCTTCGACAATGAACGACAGACCCAAGGTGGCCATGAACAAGGTGATCTGCGAACGGTTCACCAGTGGGCGCAGCACCAACCGCTCAATCAGCCAGGCACCGGCGATCATCACCAGCACCGTCAGCAGCAGCGCCAGGGCAAACGGTACGCCTTGATCGTGCAGGCTGACGAAGGTCAGCGCGGCAAACAACAGCATCGCGCCCTGGGCAAAATTGAACACGCCGCTGGCCTTGTAGATCAGCACGAAGCCGATGGCGACCAGGGAGTACATAGTCCCGGCAAGCAACCCGCCGAGCAGGGTTTCGAAGAAGAACGTCATCAGTGCACCGCTCCCAGATACGCCGCGATCACTTCGGGGTTGGCCTGTACTTCTGCCGGGGTGCCATCGCCGACCTTGCGCCCGTAGTCGAGCACTACCACATGGTCCGACAGGCCCATCACCACGCCCATGTCGTGTTCGATCAACACCACGGTGGTGCCCAGGTCGCGATTGACGTCGGCGACGAAGCGCGCCATGTCCTGTTTCTCTTCGGCGTTCATCCCGGCCATCGGCTCGTCGAGCAGCAACAGGCTGGGCCCGGCGATCAGCGCGCGGCCCAACTCCACGCGCTTTTGCAGGCCATAGGACAAATTGCCCACGGGCACATCGCGATGGGCTTGCAGGTGCAGAAATTCGAGGATGCCCTGGGCACGTCGGCGAAATGCCTCGGCTTCACGCCGTGCGCGCGGCAAGCCCAGGGCCTCTTCGATAAAGGTGGTGCGCATATGCCGCGACAGACCGGTGAGGAGGTTGTCGAGCACGCTCATTTTTTTGAACAGCGCGTTGTTCTGGAAGGTGCGGCCAATGCCACGCCGCGCGGCGCCCAAAGGGTCGATGCGATGCAAGTGCTGGTCTTCAAACACGATCTCACCGGCGTCAAAACGATAGACGCCGTTGAGGACATTGAGCAGCGAGCTTTTACCGGCGCCGTTGGGCCCGATCAGCGCGCAGATCTCGCCGCGGCGCACCTCGAAGGACAACGCATGGATGGCCTTGACGCCTTTGAACGACAGGGAGATATCCCGCACCTGGAGAATGGCCTGGCTCATGCGATGTCCCGTTTGAGTTCGGCCAACCAGGTCGGCTCGGCAGTGGTCTTGAGCGGCTGCCAGATAAAAGTCAGGCGCTGAAAACCCAACAGGGTGCGCACGCGGTGCTTGATCAACCGGCGCAGGCCGCCTTGCGGCTCGGCGATCGCCCAGTCGCACAGGCGTCGGCGCCAGGTCCCCTGGGGCGCGAGGCGGCTTTCGATGTCGTCGGCCAGGTGCTGCAGGCGCTCGGGCGAGAACAGCAAACCGGTGGGCGCCACTTCGCTGCGGTCACGCCGCGCCGAGGCCAGGTTCTCTGGAAAGGCCAGGCCGTTGCCGCTGCTTAGCCATTGCTCCAGCACCACGGCAAGCCCCCCTTCCCAGCCGGTGCCCTCCTCGCTCCACAACACGGCGTCAGCAGCCGGCTGCCGCCAGCGCTGCAGATGCTGCGCCGGGTCGACCGGACCCAGCAGTTGCGCGAAGTCCAACCGCTGGGTGAAGGTCCAATCACGCTGGCGACCCTGGACGTAGGCGTGGCTGGGATGAATGCGCCACAGTTGTTGCTCCAGCGCCTGCGGATCGAGATGATCGGCCAGCGTCAGCACCTGCGCACCGATGGACTGGGCCGCCAACGCCAGCAACAGCAGGTTCGGCTCAAGGGCGCCGCTGAGCACCAGGCGGGACTGTTCACTGAACCCTTGCTGGCGCAAACCAGCGGCCAGGCGTTCGACGTCACGCAAGGTGTCGATCCAGCGCCAGGCGTACCACTGGCCCTGGCGCTTGTGGCGCAGGGCGATGTGCAGGGGCGTGAGTTGCGCCCACTGGCGCAGGTGTGCCAGAAGGGCCGTTGGTTCGTGCAGGCTCATAGAGTGAGGCTCCTGGTGAGAGATGCGCCTGACAGGTCGCGGTAGCCGGCGCCGGGGTGGTTGCCGGCCAAGCGCGCGCCGTCGCCAAACAATTTCTCGCGCAAGGTGCCCTGGGCGTATTCGGTCTTGTACACACCGCGCTTTTGCAGCTCCGGCACCAGCCACTCCACGGCGTCGATAAAGGTTTCGTGGGTCAGCGCATAGGCCAGGTTGAAACCGTCCACGTCGGTTTCCTCCGCCCACTCCTGCAACAGGTCGGCGACGGTCTGCGGGCCGCCGACGAACAGCGGGCCAAAACCGCCGATACCCACCCAGTCGGCCAGTTCGCTCGGCGTCCAGACCTTGTTCGGGTCCGCCGTGGAGAAGGCCTCCACCGCTGACTGAATCGCGTTGGTGTGCACGTGTTTAAGCGGCTCGTTGGGCTTGAACTGGCTGAAGTCGATGCCGGTCCAGCCGGAGATCAGCGCCATCGCCCCTTCGTAGCTGACGTAGGACTTGTAGTCGTCGAACTTGGCCTTGGCCTTGGCGTCGGTCTCGTCGACGATCACCGTCTGCAGATTGAAGATCAGAATTTTCTTCGGATCACGCCCGGCCTCGGCGGCACGGCGGCGGATATCGGCGACGGTCTTTTTCAGCAGCACCTTGGACGGCGCGGCGACAAACACGCACTCGGCCTGCTCGGCGGCGAACTGTTTGCCGCGGCTGGAGGCCCCAGCCTGATACAGCACCGGCGTGCGTTGCGGGGACGGCTCGCACAGATGAATGCCGGGCACCTGGAAGTGTTTGCCGACGTGACGGATCTCGTGGATTTTGCTCGGGTCGCTGAACACCCGACGCTCGCGGTCACGCAGCACTGCGCCCTCCTCCCAACTGCCTTCCCAGAGTTTGTAGCAAACCTCCAGGTATTCCTCGGCATAGTCATAGCGCGCGTCATGTTCGGTCTGGGCCTTCTGCCCGAGGTTCTTGGCGCCGCTTTCCAGATAGGACGTCACGATGTTCCAGCCGATGCGGCCCTTGGTCAGGTGGTCCAGGGTCGAAAGACGGCGGGCAAACGGGTACGGGTGCTCGAAGGACAATGACGCCGTGAGGCCAAACCCCAGGTGCTCGGTGACCAGTGCCATCGGCGCGATCAACGACAGCGGGTCGTTGACCGGCACCTGGGTGGCTTGGCGAATCGCCGCGTCACCGTTGCCGTTGTACACGTCGTAGATGCCCAGCACGTCGGCGATGAACAGGCCGTCGAACTTGCCGCGCTCAAGGATTTTGGCCAGGTCGGTCCAGTAGTCGAGGTCTTTGTACTGCCACGAACGGTCACGCGGGTGTGCCCACAGGCCGGGCGATTGGTGGCCCACGCAGTTCATGTCGAAGGCGTTCAAGCGGATTTCACGGGGCATCACAACACTCCGTTGAGGTGGTAGTTGCCGACGACCTGGTATTTCCAGCGCAAGGGGTCATCCAGGGTTGATGGCAACGTCGTGCGTTGGCCGGTGAGTTCGAATTCAGCATTGCTGGTGGCAATCAGGGCTTCGGCGGCGGCGATTTGCGCCTCGGTGGCGGCCACCGGGCTCGGATGGCTGGCGGCGCGTTCAAGCAAGGCGGCGGCGACGTCGACGCGGATCTGCAAGTCGCCGAAACGGCTGATGACGTAGGGGTCGTCGCTGTGTTCGACATGGCGACGGGTGCTGTCCAGCAGTTGGCGGGCGAGGGTCAGTGCGGTCATGGTCAGGTCCTCAGTTCCAGGCGTGGCGCGCAGGTTTAACGCCGTTGAGCACGAAGTTGCCGATCAGGTGGTATTTCCAGCGGGCCGGGTCGTGCAGGGTGTGGGTGCGTGCGTTGCGCCAGAAGCGGTCGAGGTTGTGCTTGGACGTGACCGAACGGGTGCCGGCCAGTTCGAACAGCTTGCTGCTGGCGAGCAAGGCGGTTTCGGCCGAGAGCACTTTGGCCTGAGCCACCACCAGCGAGGCGTTGGCCACGGTGTCTTCATTGGGTTGCGCCAGAGCCTGGTCCACCGCGATGCCGGCCTTGGCCAGGATCGCCTCGGTGCCGTGCACGCGCCACTCCAGGTCGCCGATGGCGGCAATGGTGAACGGGTCTTGCCAGCCGTGCTCCTGCTGACTGTCGATCCACGGCCGTGCCTGGCGGGCGTAGATCTTGGCCTGTTCAAGTGCGCCCAAGGCGATGCCGGTGTCGACCGCCGCCTGAATGATCTGCGAAATCGGGCCATCGGCGGTGGGCTGGTCAAACGCCAGATGGGCGGGGATCACCGCGCTCAACGGCACGCTCACCCCGTCGAGGATCACGCCACCGCTGGCGGTGGTGCGTTGGCCGAAACCGTCCCAGTTGTCGATCACTGTGAGGCCAGGTGCATCACGTTCGACGAAGCCGATAAACGCCTGGCCCTGCTCGTTGTTTCCTACGGTGGGCACGATGTGGGCGAACAACGCGCCGGTGCAGTAGAACTTTTCGCCGTGGATGTACGCCCTGTCGCCGTCAAACCGAATCTGGGTATCAAAGGTCCCGGCGTTTTTGCTGTTGGCCTCGGAGAAAGCGTTGCCGAAACGGTAGCCCGCCAGCACCTTGTCGAAGTAATAGCGCTTTTGGGCCTCGGTGCCGGTTTGCAACAGGATATCCACCACACCGAGGTGATTCTGCGGAATCTGCCCCAGGGACGGGTCGGCGGCGGAGATCAACTTGATCACCTCGGCCACGGTTACATAGGACACACCGGCGCCGCCATAGGCCTTGGGTACGGTGATACCCCACAGGCCGCTGGCGGAAAACTCATCGAGTTCGGCCACCGGCAGGCGTCGCTCGCGGTCGCGCGCGCTGGCGTCGACGGCAAAGCGCGCGGCCAGCCGGGTGGCGACCTCGATGGCTTGCGCGTCAGAGCGGATGAGATGGGCAGGGTGTTGAGGGTGGGCTGACATGGGCCGACTCCAGGCTCCGAGGGAATACCTGGGTGATTGCAGGAGTCGTGCCTGAACTTAATCATCAATAAAATCAGCGGGTTGCTGGTCAATCGGCGGCGCCGAGCGCGGCTCAAACCAGCAAACTGTGCATCCACTGTTGCCTGGCGGACAGTTAAAGCACCACGTTGCGAACGAAGCGCACGGCCACCTCACCTTCATTGCGATAGCCATGGACCTGGCGGCTGGCAAACATGAAAAACTCACCCGCGGCGACCCGGTTTTCTTCATTCCCCACCAGCAGCGTCAGGCAACCTTCGAACACAAACACCTGCACGCTCCAGCCTTCCGGGTCGGGGTCCGGGCTGTAACAATCGCCCGGCTCCAGGCGCATCTCCCACAACTCGACTTCACGGCGCGCAGTGGCTTTGGCCAGCAGCACGGCTTTACTGCCGGGGATCTCGCCGGCCCAGGCCAGCTCGTTGATACGGCTGTGGTCGGGCGCATCCGGCGCCTGGATCAGGTCGCTGAAGGCCACCTCCAGCGCTTCGGCCACGCGGTCGAGGGTCGACAGGCTGACGTTTTTCTCGCCGGCTTCGATGGCCACCAGCATGCGCCGGCTCACCCCGGACTTTTCCGAAAGCGCGGTCTGGCTCAGGTCGGCGGCGTGGCGCAGGCGACGCACGTTCTGGCTGACGTGTTGCAGGACCGAAGCCCGGTGTGGATTTTCTTTGTGCACTATATTGCTCAGTGGGTGGGTGTGCGCAGTATACTGCCCAGCGTGCGGCGCATTGTGCGGTCCGTGCCTTTCCCTTGCAAGACCAGAGCCGCCATGACCAGCCCGACCTCCTCTTCGCGTTTTAACCGCTTCAGTAAAGCCGAATGCATTCTGGTGTTCATCACCATGATCTGGGGCGGCACGTTTTTGCTGGTACAGCACGCCATGACCGTGAGCGGGCCGATGTTTTTCGTGGGTCTGCGTTTTGCCGCAGCGGCGATTGTGGTCGGCTTCTTTTCTTTGCGTACGCTGCGCGATCTGACCTTGTTTGAATTGAAGGCGGGGGTGTTTATCGGCGTGGCGATCATGTTTGGCTACGGCTTGCAGACCATTGGCCTGCAAACGATCCTAAGCAGCCAGTCGGCGTTTATCACCGCGCTGTATGTGCCGTTTGTGCCGTTGCTGCAATGGCTGGTACTGGGCCGTCGTCCGGGCCTGATGCCCAGCATCGGCATCATGCTGGCGTTTGCCGGGTTGATGCTGTTGACCGGGCCGGCGGGGGCCTCGCTGAATTTCAGCCCTGGTGAAATCGCCACCCTGATCGGCGCCATCGCGATTGCCGCCGAAATCATCCTGATAAGCGCCTTTGCCGGGCAGGTGGATGTGCGTCGGGTCACCGTGGTGCAACTGGCCACCGCTTCGCTGTTGTCGTTTTTGATGGTGGTACCGATGGGCGAGGCGCTGCCGGGGTTTTCGTGGTTGCTGCTGTTCAGCGCGATGGGCCTGGGCTTGACCAGCGCGGTGATCCAGGTGGCGATGAACTGGGCGCAGCAAAGTGTCTCGCCGACCCGCGCCACCTTGATTTATGCCGGCGAGCCGGTGTGGGCCGGGGTCGTTGGGCGAATCGCCGGGGAGCGCTTCCCGCCGATTGCGATGCTGGGGGCGGCCTTGATCGTGATGGCGGTGATTGTGAGTGAGATGAAGAGGAGCAGCTCGGAAGCTGGCGATGCGCAAGACGTTGTGGAGCCGAAGAATCTGGGGTGATAGGTTGAGTTGCGCGCTGCAAGCCATATACGCTCGGTCGGGAGCTTGCAGCGTATAACTTGTAGCTGCTTTCTACTGCCTCCGTAGGATCCTGCCACATCTTGCCGTTTGGTGATCGAGAAAGCGGCACGTATGATGCATCCCAAACTCCCGCAGATTAGAAGCCTATGTCCCTGATAGTTCTACTGCTTCTGCCGTTCATTGGCAGCTGTCTGGCGGCCTTGCTGCCGCACAACGCACGTAACACCGAATCCCTGCTGGCCGGCCTTGTCGCCCTGGTCGGGACCGTTCAAGTTGCCCTGCTCTACCCCCAGATCGCCTACGGTGGCGTGATCCGCGAAGAATTCACGTGGCTGCCCAGCCTCGGCCTTAACTTCGTGTTGCGCATGGATGGCTTCGCCTGGCTGTTCTCGATGCTGGTGCTCGGCATCGGCGCGCTGGTATCGCTGTATGCGCGCTACTACATGTCACCGGACGACCCGGTGCCGCGATTCTTCGCGTTTTTCCTGGCCTTTATGGGCGCCATGCTCGGTCTGGTGATCTCCGGCAACCTGGTCCAGATCGTGTTTTTCTGGGAACTGACCAGCCTGTTCTCGTTCCTGTTGATCGGCTATTGGCATCACCGCTCCGACGCACGACGCGGTGCCTACATGGCGTTGATGGTCACCGGCGCGGGCGGTCTGTGCCTGCTGGCCGGGGTGATGCTGCTGGGGCATATCGTCGGCAGCTATGACCTGGACCAGGTGCTGGCGGCGGGCGCGCAGATCCGCGCGCATTCGCTGTATCCGGTAATGCTCGTGCTGGTGCTGATTGGCGCCTTGAGCAAAAGCGCGCAGTTCCCGTTCCACTTCTGGCTGCCTCACGCCATGGCGGCACCCACCCCGGTTTCGGCCTATCTGCACTCGGCGACGATGGTGAAGGCCGGCGTGTTCCTGCTGGCCCGCCTGTGGCCGTCGCTGTCGGGCAGCGAAGAATGGTTTTGGATCGTCGGCGGTGCCGGCGCGCTCACCCTCCTCCTCGGC encodes the following:
- a CDS encoding FAD/NAD(P)-binding protein, whose product is MSESIRNADVLIIGGGLSGTMLAVQLLRLPGRRRVLVIEPRAELGRGEAYSAVELGHTLNGNAARMSVDPDNADDLTQWLTEYIGAGGWPESDQQHVPVSELFPPRGIFGLYAQQRLAEAKALSASTVEHVRAEVVDLQVEPAETRLTLDNGEQLRGACAVLATGMFPAARTPQTESSGLNAAAVDPWDVQAMTQLDPHATVLIIGSGLTMVDAVVSLEQAGHRGPIEVFSRHGLLPHVRRQPPSWEDFLGADHRLRSPRQLLREVRRQCRLAQAQGIDWQAPLDTVRVHIGRLWSQASEREKRQFVRHVRPWWESHHHRSPPLSAQLVARLHEEGRLRIRAASFKGLAPSDTGVIIRVRHRGEEALSQVSGAALINSSGIEYDWRRVARPLPQQLLKRGLIRPGPLALGIAADASGAVLDAQGQVSRRLFAMGPPLRGMWWESTAVTDVALQAKALAVKLAQV
- a CDS encoding branched-chain amino acid ABC transporter permease, encoding MSSPVVQETAPLVLIQRRLPWGLLGLLALAFVVVPLWGNDYWLNAILIPFLVLSLAGLGLNVLTGYTGQTSVGAAGFMAVGAFATYGFLLRLPELGLPVALLGGGVISALVGLLFGLPSSRIKGFYLMVTTLAAQFFLEWLFVKFAWFYNYGSSGTISAPKLALFGHDLNTPLGRYLLTLVTVLLLTWTALNLVRSQVGRNWMAIRDMDTAAAVVGIPVARYKRLAFAVSSFYLGIAGALWAFAYLGTASASSFDINRSFQILFIIIIGGMGSIAGNFVGAAFISLLPIFLSHAGQALFGGSVDAGQLQNLQKIIFGVLIIVFLIKEPEGLIRLLHNLRHRLRHWPLRF
- a CDS encoding efflux RND transporter periplasmic adaptor subunit produces the protein MTTNRKRLLGALLIAVLVAAGWALRSPAESPAGNAEQWLAVKPDALVHQIGLVGKIEPETTLILTAPFDGNVLANLVEQGQRVDAGQVLLRMDPATLEVQLREALSAQLKARRAVQEMQDWDSSPAVSRARRSLRTAEMTAGNTQRKLTESDNLFKRGIIPRNELDDLKQQAQQQQLDLAAARSELQQALDQGKGEYRQIADMELTNATVKYEALRTLLEGRDVKAPFSGIVVPAPGNNSPQGGGNNTAPIQAGSKVSQGQVLFGLANIERLKIVARVSELDINRLHQGQAVEVLGDGFDGERLSGSVSVVSGLAIASDSQGSAQFPVTLSIPQLTPQQLQRVRLGMSARLTIVTYNNAQAMVIPSEAIQADGTVAFREAMDKPVERVKVTTGQSTAQGIEVFGLKPGFVRVKS
- a CDS encoding ABC transporter ATP-binding protein encodes the protein MSQPASESVSPSLLTVNDIEVIYDGAILAVAGVSLSVPKGAIVALLGANGAGKSTTLKAISGLVRAERAEVSRGVIEYQGADLAGIDPSRRVRNGMVHVLEGRHVFGQLTVEDNLRSGGFVRRLSRKDMAQDLERIYAWFPRLKTKRHTRAGLTSGGEQQMVAIGRALMTRPTLVLLDEPSMGLAPMIVQEIFEIIAQLNREQQVSFLIAEQNINVALTYASYGYVLDTGRVALSGSAAHLLARGDLHDIYLGKQ
- a CDS encoding ABC transporter substrate-binding protein — translated: MRASLKRSLVGATLALATLAGAVPQAIAAADQQFFPLATYRVGAYASSGVQVWAGMIDYLRYINEVEGGINGVKLVWQECETEWTAEKGIECYERFKNGLDGAPVAVYQPNGAPAAYALSERAEVDKIPLITLGYGRTEATDGTVFPYNFPVMLTFYSEASSLVNYIAGREGGFDKLKGKKIATVYHDSAYGRETLGPMKLLAEKYGFENIQIPVADPGNEQSAQWRQVRQANPDWVFLRTWGVSTPVAVKTAARFGFPVDHIIGDIWASSSEDVLPAGAAAKGYLALTPYPAGTDFEIHRRLKQHVLDKGHSDLKDLKNFGSVYYNSGLVNAAVAVEAIRTAQARFGKRPLNGEEGRWGLEHLNIDDARLKDMGYLGLMQNLKLSCRDHEGGGSARVQQWDGANWTLISDWIAADRALLRPLIDEKSAAFAKEKGLTPRTCTGDE